Part of the Papaver somniferum cultivar HN1 unplaced genomic scaffold, ASM357369v1 unplaced-scaffold_18, whole genome shotgun sequence genome is shown below.
gttgattttcagtttctacaccttcatcttcaattggttcttcttcttcaattgatggattagaagacgatttggtttgcctagtccctagttttctttgtacgagtcattatgtggttgagtttaatcgacgatcaaatttttacgaatcgacaattaatcacgatgatgaattttttttcgcaggagggggaagagttcggctagaggaggaagaagaagaagagatgttaagggaaactgattttgattagaaaattgattttaaatttttatattaagggtatataggtaactGAACTATCCTTAGGAtatcccttataaggtcacccaagatgggactattgttttgtatgccttgaaagatttcggtatgcccaaaatcagggttctaaaAAAATGATATTATCTGTGTGTGTAGTTACAGAGCTCTCAGAAATTAGCAGAAAAAATAGTGAAGaaaatctctctctctttctcatcTCTTCCTGTAGAAAGAAgagatgaaagaagaagaaatcctaACCATATCCCTAAATCccacttcatcttcatcttctttgcccTCTTTGGAGATACCATCAGAAGATGCTTGGGTTAATACATCTCAAAGATTACTTCCTCAGTGGCAGCAACACTCTGTCACCACTTCTTCTTCTCAGGTTCTCCCTTTTCCCCCTAAATATTGTGATTTTTCTATTGAATTTATAGGGGTTTTTGGTTACTGGATTATCTAAATTGTGTAATTTCACTATtgaattttctagggttttaagGTTTTTCTTCAATTTGTTGTTGACAGCCACCGATACCGATTTCGATATCCAGAGTGAATCAAGTGGATGCAGCAAGATTAGATATCGAGATATCGGGGATGTTGAAAGAACAATTAGTTAAGGTTTTCAATTTGATAAAGGTATTATTtctaattattgatttgatttagtatgtgattttcatttttacgggtttgtttgattttgattgatgTGGTATTTACTAGTGTTGTATATCTGTTTTGGTTGGGATTAGCCAGGGTTCTTATTTCAATATGAACCAGAGCTTGATGCTTTTCTCGAGTTTCTCATTTGGAGGTTTTCGATATGGGTGGATAAACCTACTCCTGGAAATGCTTTAATGAATTTGAGGTATAGAGATGAAAGCGCCACCACCATGACAGGAAAAGAAGGTACGATTTGCTGCTTAATTGCTGAATGTTTATGTGTTAGCGGTGAAATTTTGATTAATTTATTATCACATATCAATTGAATTTCATACATGAGTAATCCTAGGATGAACTAGATCAGGTCCTAATTCATGTGGGGAGACTTTTCTTTTCCTGGGAGTTGGATGAGCTATATCCCCACATCAGTTGCCTCTTGTTTGGTGCTTTCTTAGTTGTCCAGACTATTTCTCCCTAGtcttttccttctttcttttatCTGCTTAAATTTTAGATGTTTATCTGCATCAACGTTTATGTCAAATTGGAGTTTTGTGAAATGTGCTGCTCATTGTTATGTTTGCCTGTTATCTATTCAGTAAGAACGGGGCTTGAAGGACCTGGACTCACCATGTCTAAGAAGATATGGTACTGTCTTGCTACTGTAGGCGGTCAGTATTTTTGGGCCCGTTTGCAGTCCTTCTCTGCCTTCCGTAGGTGGGGCGACTCTGAGCAGGTAATGCCTCCTTTTCCTTCTAGTTCATGTATAAACCAATGTTGTGAAATTTAGGAAGTAAAAACTGATTTGTCTTCTCTTATTCTCAGAGGTCGCTGGCGCATCGAACGTGGGGGATGGTACGTCATTTAGAGGGATTTTATAGAGCTGCCTCCTTCATCAACCTTCTGATATTTCTTTACAAAGGATGGTAATTTCCTGAGCAAAGACTACTACTCATATGTTGAATGCTTAGGATACTGTCCATACAATAGAATTGCATGCTTTCTTGTGGAGTCCACGAGCATATACTGTCAATTTTTCGCTTTTACCTTTTCAAACTGTTGGCCATGCATGCTGAAATATTCCTTTGATACAAGAAGTGTCACATGTAAAACATGAAGTGCAACTTAGGACTGAATGGGTTATACCTGAAATCATGTATGATGTTGTCTCCAAATGAGGATGCTTACAGTTGGTCACTTTATTTGGATAATGTCAATCTACTGAGATGATGTCATTTTGGTATCTTCTGTGAGATGCTCGACTTTCTCTATAAAGGTTCTCTCTTCATTTGGGCAAGTTGATGTTCTAGAATATAGCAGATATCTTTAACTTTTAGATTAAAGTGTCGTCTAATCAGTATCCAGTTAATCTGAACTTATCTGCTTCCTCAGCTGCGGTTTATCTCTTGTTGATCATGTTGTGTACCTTTTTCATCGTTGCAGGTACAGGAGTCTTATCGAGAGAGCTCTGAAAGCAAGGCTTGTATATGGGAGCCCTAACATGAACCGTGCTGTTAGCTTTGAGTACATGAATCGCCAGTTAGTGTGGAACGAATTCTCGGTAAGCCTGTCCTTCTCATCCATGATTTTGAAGCTTTGACCTTTATGGACCAAAATAGACATGTAGTTCCgttgttagattttttttctcattCATAATAAAGAGGTTAATTTGAGAGATTTGAACCATGCCTCGTTCAATTTGAACTTAGAAGTGCAAAAGCTCTAATTTCTGTGTAAAATGATAGAAATTTACTGTAATTTTAATCCTTAGAGAAATTATACTTGCTCTGGAGCTGGAACTTATTGGTAATACATGCATGCAGGAGATGCTGTtattacttcttccacttcttaacTCATCATCAATCAGAAAAATTCTTCTTCCATTCTCCAAGGATAAATCTTCTGGTTCTGAGGATGTAACTGCTTGCCCCATTTGCCAAGCAAACCCAACTACTCCATTTCTTGCTCTCCCTTGTGAACACAGGTATGTCCTTAATTATTTTCCTGCTTGCGGTCTATGAGTTATTAGCTAATGGCCTCGTGAAATAGTTAATAATAACTCCTATATGCATGTGTGTGACTCATAACTAAGCCTAGGTCTTTTTATGGATACACGAGACCCTAAAATATGCCCGAGCAGAAGCCGCAATGGTAATTAACTGTGTAACCGGAAGTACCTCTAAATTTCAGAAACTGCTTTACTAGATCTTCTGGATCCTGGATTCATTTGTTAAATTGATCCCTGGATTGGACATCTCATTTAACTGGACTGAGATTATCTGATAATCTGCTGTACGTTGTTTATTAAAAACAATTGTGTAGGAAGATGGTGATGGACCATATTGTCATTTGGCAGTAAATCAATGGGTTTCAGTAAGTCCTGGGAAAGCTGGATTGTTTTCTTTTTGGTTAAGTAATGAATGGAAGAACTGTTGAATGACTGTTTTGTCTCTCTCTATGTGCTTAAAATGCCTATATGGCCATATTTTCATTGCTTTAGTTTGTCACTTGGTTCTTATTGCCAGTGACTCAGGTTTTACTGAGATTACTAATCTCAATAGGTGACTAGTTACAAGTTTCCACACGCTAGTTATAAAACTCTAGAATAATATCATGTTGCTCAATGCAAGTCAGTTTCTCTACATCTGTTGTCACCAAAATCTCATTATTCGTCTCTTTGCTATCAGGTATTGTTACTACTGCTTAAGGACACGATGTGCTGCTACCCCATCATTCAGGTGTTCTCGATGCAATGAACCGGTTGTTGCGATTCAACGACATGGAGGACCAACGAAAAGCACAGTTCCCAGTAGTTGATTTTACTTCTTCAAAGATAATAAGATGAAAACGAGGTGGGATTTCCTTTGAATCTCATTATCTGCACCATTTATTCACCCTCCAGTGGGATTTCTTCTTCCTTGGTGGCTATTCTTTTCTTGAATTTATTTCCCAAACTTCCCTCTCCTCAACTCAACATTCTCACAGAAGCTGAAGTCTGAtaggcaaaaagaaaaaaaagagaaagtgttACCTGTTCAATAAAACGGGAGCTTCTGTTTCTAGTAGTTTGGGGAGTCTGTCGTATTTGCTCTTTCACTCTACATCGTCAGAAGTTGTCGATCCTCCTTGAGCACCTGAAGTACTTGGTTGCTACTAACGTAAAGCTGACAACCCTTCTTCTGGGTTAATTTTTAGTTTAGTATATCCTGTTCTGTGTTACAGATGTGTGTATTTAATAATGTCAGTAGATTATCTTATAATACGGGGTCAAGAAATTCCTCGTTGTAGTCTTTAATTATCGTATATGTAGAATCCACCCCGCTGTTTGTTATAGTGTCTGCAAGACATGCTATTCTTTGGGGTGTTAAGATTACTCGAATTCTTAATTGCAAATCATGGGTCAGAATTTGTATATGATATTACCCTGGTGGCTGCTAGTATATCTTGCTTGAACAGTATAGAACTGGTATTCCGTTGTTTGTTTCTCAGTACCAAACCCAGTTCGCTTAGTAAACTGTTGTTAGATAATGGACTTGCAGTTTAAGTTGCACTCCTGGGAATATCTTGTTTGTCAAAAGGTAAGATTCTCAAGGAATCAACTGAATCTCATTTGTACATGAAGGCGTTTGCTGTAAAACCATTAACTCCACAAAAATATTGTGCTCTTCAACCTTCTTTCAGACATATCATCCGTGAAGGAGGAGGTAAGAGCTTAGTTCCGGGTGTCTTGAATCTTTCAGTGTTAGTTTGGACTTTGGATATTTCACTGATAATTCAGACCCTgctataaataataataaatctcTCCTTgccaaaagaaaggaaaaaaaaagacttCTTTCACACCTTGAAAGGAAATGACGTTATGCATCCTTAGAGCAAACGCCGTTGTGCATTTTTGCATGTATATTATATATAAGAAGTACAACTTAATTGGGCTTGATAAAAATATCTCGGCCCATTCAAACAATTTTATGTCCATATTTGGTGATGTTTTATGTCCTAGTATTCATAAAAATATCTCGGCCCATTCGTTTTATGTCCATATTTGGTGATGTTTACGAAGAAtgattttttttgggaccatgcttttcagaggggaccatgatttgattaggtCAACTTCTCTATACTTAAGGGGTGTTTTAAAGTTAAGAAAATACTAATTTATCTTTTATCCTAATATGAATTATAACTAACCTTATAACCACCAAAACCTAGtcatatatatctaatctaaataaatcattaaccaaaatcaaaaacaaaaagtgAGA
Proteins encoded:
- the LOC113338085 gene encoding peroxisome biogenesis protein 2-like; the protein is MKEEEILTISLNPTSSSSSLPSLEIPSEDAWVNTSQRLLPQWQQHSVTTSSSQPPIPISISRVNQVDAARLDIEISGMLKEQLVKVFNLIKPGFLFQYEPELDAFLEFLIWRFSIWVDKPTPGNALMNLRYRDESATTMTGKEVRTGLEGPGLTMSKKIWYCLATVGGQYFWARLQSFSAFRRWGDSEQRSLAHRTWGMVRHLEGFYRAASFINLLIFLYKGWYRSLIERALKARLVYGSPNMNRAVSFEYMNRQLVWNEFSEMLLLLLPLLNSSSIRKILLPFSKDKSSGSEDVTACPICQANPTTPFLALPCEHRYCYYCLRTRCAATPSFRCSRCNEPVVAIQRHGGPTKSTVPSS